The sequence cacacacacacacacacacacacacacacacacacacactaacccacATTGTACCAAAACATTGCTAACACTGTAGTGGACTATGAGAAATATACACACCCTCAAACTGTCCAGTTCCAACAGAAACACCCCCACATACATACACATTGTTCAGTTCCATCAGAAACACGCCCACTCCCACACACTGTACAGTAACTTTGgaaacacacccacaccacacaaacACGCACTGTGCAGTACCatctgaaacacacacacacacacacacacacacacacacacacacacacacacacacacacacactcaaatacacacacacacacacacacacacacacacacacacagagtacaggACCATGCGCAATACCCACTCAAATATTGTACATAGCCATTGGAAACATACCCCACAGATATAGTACAGTACCATCAGAAACTCATGCACCCCACACACACTGTATACTACCATTGGAAACACTACACACATATACACTGTACATTACCATGGgaaacaccacacacacacacacacacacacacacacacacacacacacacacacacacacgcacacacacacaaacgcacagagTACACAAACTTCACATACACCCATACAAACATTGTATATAGCCATCAAATGAGACCACCACACGTACATTGTAGAGCACCATCAGAAACACACAACACCTCCACAAGCTGTACACTACCACTGGAAACACCCCACATAGACAGGTACTGTATAGTACCATCagaaacacatgcaaacacactgtaCAGTAACATCTGAAAAACcgccacacaccaacacacacactgtaCACAACCATTGGAAAAACCCGAGACAGATACACACTGTACTTACAATAACAAGCACacaacacacccccccccacacacatacacactgtgTAGTaacaacacaaacacacagcacacacacagTACAGTAACATCAGAAACACTCCACACATGCACTGTTCAGTACCATTGGAAAGAAACACTGATCccgcacacaatatacagcacatttgTAAACAGATGCCCTGTGCACACTATAGAGTAAACTCGGAAACAACTCCACGTAATTGTAGAGTACCCTcagaaacccccctccccccactcacagacacagacacacagacacagacacacagacacacagacacagacacagacacacacacacacacacacacacacacacacacacacacacacacacacacagagtacaggACCATGGGAAATACCCACTCAAATATTCTACATAGCCATTGGAAACATACCCCACAGATATAGTACAGTACCATCAGAAACTCATGCACCCCACACACACTGTATACTACCATTGGAAACACTACACACATATACACTATACATTACTATcggaaaaaccacacagacacgtacacgcacacacacacaaacacgcacagaGTACACAAACTTCACATGCACCCATACAAACATTGTATATTGCCATCAAATGAGACCACCACACATACACTGTAGAGCACCATCAGAAACACACAACACCTCCACTAACTATACACTACCACTGGAAACACCCCATACAGACATGTACTGTACAGTACCATCagaaacacatgcaaacacactgtaCATTAACATCTGAAACACCGCCACACACCAAAACACACACTGTACACAACTATTGGAAAAACCCGAGACAGATACACAGTGTACTTACCATAAAAagcacccaccaccacccccacaaacacatacacactgtGTAGTAAcagcacaaacacacagcacacacacagTGCAGTAACGTCAGAAACACTCCACACATGCACTGCTCAGTACCATTGGAAAGAAACACCGATCccgcacacaatacacagcaccaTTGTAAACTGATGCCCTCTGCACACTGTACAGTAAACTCAGAAATAAATCCACGTAATTGTAGAGTACCCTCAGAAAcccccctcaccccacacacagacacagacacacagacacagacacactgataaagacgcacacacacacacacacacacaagcacacacacacacttcaggaCCATCATaagcacacactcccacacacactatACAGTATAAACACCCCTACACAAACACTGTACAGTACCATCAGTAACAACCGGACACACACAAAACAGATCCATCAGAAACCCATACCGCTACACAAACACAGTAGAGTGCCATaagaaaaaacacacacacacacacacacacacacaaacacacacacacacacacacacacacacacacacacacacacacacacacacacacacacacacacacacactaacccacATTGTACCAAATCATTGCTAACACCCATATGCACACTGTAGTGGACTATGAGAAACATACACACCCTCAAACTGTCCAGTACCATCAGAAAcacccccacatacacacacatttttcAGTACCATCAGAAACATCCCCACTCCCACACACGGTACAGTAACATTGGAAACACACCCAAACCACACAAACTCGCACTGTGCATTACCAtgggaaacacacacactcacactctctctctctcacacacacacacaaacacacacacacacacacacacacacacacacacacacacatacacacaaacacacacaaacacacacaatactacaaacacgcacacacacgtacaTACACACTTACTTTACAGTACCATTGGAAacacacacccctatacacacacgTCAATTCCATGGGTAACACCACATACAGGGACATGCTTGCATAAACAATCACTCAcccatacacatatacacacactgtaTATTACCATAAAACaagacacaaacacatacacacacacatacacacacacacacacacacacacacacacacacacacacacacacacacacacacacacacacacacacacacacacacacgaacaaacACACACATTTCAGGACCATCATAAGCAcacacttccacccacactgttcAGTATAAACACCCCTACACAAACATTATACAGTACCATCAGTAACAACCGGACACACACAAAACAGATCCATCAGAAACCAACACTGCTACACAAACACAGTAGAGAGCCATAAGAaataacacacgcacacacacacacacacatatactcacacacacaaacacacacacacacactcacacacacacatacacacaaacacacgctctctctctctcacacacacaaacacacacacacacacactctctctctctctctctctctcacacacacacacacacaacactaaaacacgcacacacacatacatacacacttaTTTACAGTACGATTGGAAacacacacccctatacacacacgTCAATTCCATGGGTTACACCACATAGACGCACATGTGTGCATAAACATTCTCTCacccatacacatacacacacactgtatAGTACCAGAAAACaagacacaaacacaaacacacacacacgcacatacacacacagtcaaatacacacacaacacacacacacacacacacacacacacacacacacacacacacacacacacacacacacacacacacacacacacacacacacacacaatactacAAAAACGCACACACACGTACATACACACTTACTTTACAGTACCATTGGAAacacacacccctatacacacacatgAATTCCATGGGTAACACCACATACAGGCACATGCTTGCATAAACAATCACTCacccatacacatacacacacactgtatATTACCATAAAacaagacacaaacacacacacacaaacacacacacacacacacacacacacacacacacaaacacacacacacacacacactcacacacacacacacacacacactctctctctctcacacacacacacaaacacacactctctctctctctctctctctctctcacacacacacacgcacacacacacacacacacacacagtacagtaCCATGGGAAATACCCACTCAAATATTGTACATAGCCATTGGAAACATACCACACAGATATAGTGCTGTACCATCAGTAACACATGCACCCCACACACACTGTATACTACCATTGGAAACACTACACACATATACACTGTACATTAACATCagaaacaccacacacacacatacacacacacacacacaaacgcacagagTACACAAACTTCACATACACCCATAAAAACATTGTATATTGCCATCAAATGATACCACCACACATACACTGTAGAGCACCATCAGAAACACACAACACCTCCACAAACTATACACTACCACTGGAAACACCCCAGACAGAGAGGTACTGTATAGTACCATCagaaacacatgcaaacacactgtaCAGTAACATCTGAAACACcgccacacaccaacacacacactgtaCACAACCATTGGAAAAATCCGAGACAGATACACACTGTATTTACCATAACAAGCACACAACACACCgccccacacatacacactgtgtagtaacacacaaacacacagcacacacacagTATAGTAACATCAGAAACACTCCACACATGCACTGATCAGTACCATTGGAAAGAAACACTGATCCCGCACACAATGTACAGCACATTTGTAAACTGATGCCCTGTGCACACTTTACAGTAAACTCGGAAACAACTCCACGTAATTGTAGAGTACCCTCAgaaactcccctccccccacttacagacacagacacacagaaacagacacacagaaacacagacacacagacacacagacacacacacacacacacacacacacacagacacacacacacacacacgcacacacacactcacactcacacacacgcacgctctctctctctctctcacacacacacacacacacacacacacacacacacacacacacacacacccataaacacaaacgcacacactTCAGGAACATCATAAGCACACACTCCTACACATACTGTACAGTATAAACTCCCTACACAAACAGTGTACAGTACCATCATTAACAAccgcacacacaaaaaaaagaaccATCAGAAACCCACACTGCTACACAAACACAGTTTAGTGCCATAagaaacaacacacacacacacaaacacacacacacacacacacacacacagacacacacacacacacacacacacacacacacacacacactaacccacATTGTACCAAAACATTGCTAACACTGTAGTGGACTATGAGAAATATACACACCCTCAAACTGTCCAGTTCCAACAGAAACACCCCCACATACATACACATTGTTCAGTTCCATCAGAAACACACCCACTCCCACACACTGTACAGTAACTTTGgaaacacacccacaccacacaaacACGCACTGTGCAGTACCatctgaaacacacacacacacacacacacacacacacacacacacacacacacacacacacacacacacacacacacactcaaatacacacacacacacacacacacacacacagacacacacacacacgcgcaggcacacacacacacacacacacacacacacagagtacaggACCATGCGCAATACCCACTCAAATATTGTACATAGCCATTGGAAACATACCCCACAGATATAGTACAGTACCATCAGAAACTCATGCACCCCACACACACTGTATACTACCATTGGAAACACTACACACATATACACTGTACATTACCATGGgaaacaccacacacacacacacacacacacacacacacgcacacacacacaaacgcacagagTACACAAACTTCACATACACCCATACAAACATTGTATATAGCCATCAAATGAGACCACCACACGTACATTGTAGAGCACCATCAGAAACACACAACACCTCCACAAACTATACACTACCACTGGAAACACCCCACACAGACAGGTACTGTATAGTACCATCagaaacacatgcaaacacactgtaCAGTAACATCTGAAAAACcgccacacaccaacacacacactgtaCACAACCATTGGAAAAACCCGAGACAGATACACACTGTACTTACAATAACAAGCACacaacacaccccccccccacacatacacactgtGTAGTaacaacacaaacacacagcacacacacagTACAGTGACATCAGAAACACTCCACACATGCACTGTTCAGTACCATTGGAAAGAAACACTGATCccgcacacaatatacagcacatttgTAAACAGATGCCCTGTGCACACTATAGAGTAAACTCGGAAACAACTCCACGTAATTGTAGAGTACCCTcagaaacccccctccccccactcacagacacagacacacagacacagacacacagacacacagacacagacacagacacacacacacacacacacacacacacacacacacacacacatacacacacagacactcacaaactcacacaaacacacacactcatacaaacacacacaaacacaagcacatacacacaaaagacacacacacactcacacaaacgcacacacacaaacacacaaacacaaaaacacacacacaaacacaaacaaacacacacaaaacacacacacacacacacaaacacacacacacacacaaacacacacacacaaacacacacacatacacacacagacactcacaaactcacacaaacacacacactcatacaaacacacacaaacacaagcacatacacacaaaagacacacacacactcacacaaacacacacacacaaacaaaaaaacacacacacaaacacaaacaaacacacactaaacacacacacacaaacacacacacacaaacacacacacacacacacacacacagagaaaagtgCCCTCAGAAGCACAATGCCCAAACAGTGTACAGTATAATTGGAAACAATCCCACAAACACTGTACCATACTATCAGAAACATGCGCGCGTGcatacacacaaactcacacacacacacacatatacacacagagtACAGAACCATTGGAATCACAATACACCACAGAAACTAAGAACGTACCATCAGAAACATCCTACAAATATGCTGTACAATACcatcagaaacacacaacaaacacACACTCTACATTACCATCAGAAACACCTCCATACAAACACACTGCACAGAAGCATTCCGAAATATCCCCCCAccacaatcacacacactgtacagAACCATTGgaaacacacactcccacacacactgtaCAGAACCATCTGAAAAACATACCCTTACACACACTGTATAGTACCATAagaaacaacacacacacaagcacacacacacacacacacacacacacacacacacacacacacacacacacacacagagtacacaACCTTCAGAAACACCCATACAAACATTGCATAGTGCCATTAGAAGTGACCACCACACACACATTGTAGAGCACAATCAGAAACACACAACACCTCCACAAACTGTACAGTACCATTGTAAAATTACCATACAGACACAAACTGTGCAGTACCTTCAGAAACACCTGCAAACAAACTGTACAGTAAAATCAGAAACATTAAAAAACTCACTGTACAGTACAAACAGAAACATCCTGCACACACACTGTACAGAAGCCTCAGCAACTCGaccctgcccacacacacacacacacaaacaaacacaagcacacacacacacacaagacacacacacactcacacaaacacacacacacacaaacacacacacagagcagaaCCATTGGAATAACAATACCCCACAGAAACTCAGAAACTACCATCATAAACACCCCACACATATGCTGTACAATACCATCAcaaacacaccccacacacactctaCAGTACCATCAAAACCACCTCCAGACAAACCCAATATACAGAAGAATCAGAAACATGCGCGCAccacaaatacacacactgtACAGAACCATCGGAAACAAACACTCTCATACACATTGTACTGTACCATCagtaacaaacacacacacacgcgcacacacacacacaaacacacacacactcacacactgtaCAGATCTATCAgaaacacagccacacacaatttaaaaaaacacaaaatcccCACTCACGCAACGTACAATAATTTCAGAAACAcaacccaccccgccccccccccccacaaacacacacatacacacactgttCAGGAGCATCGTATGTAAACACTCCCACACACAGTGTACCGTACTatcagaaacacagacacagacacacacacacacagacacacacacactgtaaaGAACAAAGAGAAATACCCCACACATGCAATGAATAATACAATCAGAAGCACACAACccaccacagacacacacacttctGGACTATTGTAAGcatacactcccacacacactgtaGAGTACCAACCAAAAAGCATCTCACACATattctacagtatcctaagacacaccacacacactcacattcacacacacaggcgagtgcacacaaacaaacacacacacacacaaacacacacacacacacacacacacacactcacactcacacacacgcacgctctctctctctctctcacacacacacacacacacacacacacacacacacacacacacacacacacacacacacacacacacacacacacacacacacacaccataaacacaaacgcacacactTCAGGAACATCATAAGCACACACTCCTACACATACTGTACAGTATAAACTCCCTACACAAACAGTGTACAGTACCATCATTAACAAccgcacacacaaaaaaaagaaccATCAGAAACCCACACTGCTACACAAACACAGTTTAGTGCCATAagaaacaacacacacacacacacaaacacacacacacacacacacacacacacacacacacacacacactaacccacATTGTACCAAAACATTGCTAACACTGTAGTGGACTATGAGAAATATACACACCCTCAAACTGTCCAGTTCCAACAGAAACACCCCCACATACATACACATTGTTCAGTTCCATCAGAAACACGCCCACTCCCACACACTGTACAGTAACTTTGgaaacacacccacaccacacaaacACGCACTGTGCAGTACCatctgaaacacacacacacacacacactcaaatacacacacacacacacacacacacacacagacacacacacacacacacgcgcaggcacacacacacacacacacacacacacagagtacaggACCATGCGCAATACCCACTCAAATATTGTACATAGCCATTGGAAACATACCCCACAGATATAGTACAGTACCATCAGAAACTCATGCACCCCACACACACTGTATACTACCATTGGAAACACTACACACATATACACTGTACATTACCATGGgaaacaccacacacacacacacacacacacacacgcacacacacacaaacgcacagagTACACAAACTTCACATACACCCATACAAACATTGTATATAGCCATCAAATGAGACCACCACACGTACATTGTAGAGCACCATCAGAAACACACAACACCTCCACAAGCTGTACACTACCACTGGAAACACCCCACACAGACAGGTACTGTATAGTACCATCagaaacacatgcaaacacactgtaCAGTAACATCTGAAAAACcgccacacaccaacacacacaccgtACACAACCATTGGAAAAACCCGAGACAGATACACACTGTACTTACAATAACAAGCACacaacacaccccccccccacacacatacacactgtgTAGTaacaacacaaacacacagcacacacacagTACAGTAACATCAGAAACACTCCACACATGCACTGTTCAGTACAATTGGAAAGAAACACTGATCccgcacacaatatacagcacatttgTAAACAGATGCCCTGTGCACACTATAGAGTAAACTCGGAAACAACTCCACGTAATTGTAGAGTACCCTcagaaacccccctccccccactcacagacacagacacacagacacagacacacagacacacagacacagacacagacacacacacacacacacacacacacacacacacacacacacacacacacacacacacacacacacacacagagtacaggACCATGGGAAATACCCACTCAAATATTCTACATAGCCATTGGAAACATACCCCACAGATATAGTACAGTACCATCAGAAACTCATGCACCCCACACACACTGTATACTACCATTGGAAACACTACACACATATACACTGTACATTACTATcggaaaaaccacacagacacgtacacgcacacacacacaaacacgcacagaGTACACAAACTTCACATGCACCCATACAAACATTGTATATTGCCATCAAATGAGACCACCACACATACACTGTAGAGCACCATCAGAAACACACAACACCTCCACTAACTATACACTACCACTGGAAACACCCCATACAGACATGTACTGTACAGTACCATCagaaacacatgcaaacacactgtaCATTAACATCTGAAACACCGCCACACACCAAAACACACACTGTACACAACTATTGGAAAAACCCGAGACAGATACACAGTGTACTTACCATAAAAagcacccaccaccacccccacaaacacatacacactgtGTAGTAAcagcacaaacacacagcacacacacagTGCAGTAACGTCAGAAACACTCCACACATGCACTGCTCAGTACCATTGGAAAGAAACACCGATCccgcacacaatacacagcaccaTTGTAAACTGATGCCCTCTGCACACTGTACAGTAAACTCAGAAATAAATCCACGTAATTGTAGAGTACCCTCAGAAAcccccctcaccccacacacagacacagacacacagacacagacacactgataaagacgcacacacacacacacacacacaagcacacacacacacttcaggaCCATCATaagcacacactcccacacacactatACAGTATAAACACCCCTACACAAACACTGTACAGTACCATCAGTAACAACCGGACACACACAAAACAGATCCATCAGAAACCCATACCGCTACACAAACACAGTAGAGTGCCATaagaaaaaacacacacacacacacacacacacacacacacacacacacacacacacacacacacacacacacacacacacacacacacacacacacacacacactaacccacATTGTACCAAATCATTGCTAACACCCATATGCACACTGTAGTGGACTATGAGAAACATACACACCCTCAAACTGTCCAGTACCATCAGAAAcacccccacatacacacacatttttcAGTACCATCAGAAACATCCCCACTCCCACACACGGTACAGTAACATTGGAAACACACCCAAACCACACAAACTCGCACTGTGCATTACCAtgggaaacacacacactcacactctctctctctcacacacacacaaacacacacacacacacacacacacacacacatacacacaaacacacacaaacacacacaatactacaaacacgcacacacacgtacaTACACACTTACTTTACAGTACCATTGGAAacacacacccctatacacacacgTCAATTCCATGGGTAACACCACATACAGGGACATGCTTGCATAAACAATCACTCAcccatacacatatacacacaccgtATATTACCATAAAACaagacacaaacacatacacacacacatacacacacacacgcacacacacacacacacacacacacacacacacacacacacacacacacacacacacacgcacacacacacacacacacacacacacacacacacacacacgaacaaacACACACATTTCAGGACCATCATAAGCAcacacttccacccacactgttcAGTATAAACACCCCTACACAAACATTATACAGTACCATCAGTAACAACCGGACACACACAAAACAGATCCATCAGAAACCAACACTGCTACACAAACACAGTAGAGAGCCATAagaaataacacacacacacacactcacacacacacatacacacaaacacacgctctctctctctctctcacacacacacaaacacacacacacacacactctctctctctctctctcacacacacacacacacacaacactaaaacacgcacacacacatacatacacacttaTTTACAGTACGATTGGAAACACCCACCCCTATACACACACGTCAATTCCATGGGTTACACCACATAGACGCACATGTGTGCATAAACATTCTCTCacccatacacatacacacacactgtatAGTACCAGAAAACaagacacaaacacaaacacacacacacgcacatacacacacagtcaaatacacacacaaacacacacacacacacacacacacacacacacacacacacacacacacacacacacacacacacacacacacacacacaatactacAAAAACGCACACACACGTACATACACACTTACTTTACAGTACCATTGGAAacacacacccctatacacacacatgAATTCCATGGGTAACACCACATACAGGCACATGCTTGCATAAACAATCACTCacccatacacatacacacacactgtatATTACCATAAAacaagacacaaacacacacacacaaacacacacacacacacacacacacacacaaacacacacacacacacacacactcacacacacacacacacacactgttcaggAGCATCGTATGTAAACACTCCCACACACAGTGTACCGTACTatcagaaacacagacacagacacacacacacagacacacacacactgtaaaGAACAAAGAGAAATACCCCACACATGCAATGAATAATACAATCAGAAGCACACAACccaccacagacacacacacttctGGACTA comes from Narcine bancroftii isolate sNarBan1 chromosome 5, sNarBan1.hap1, whole genome shotgun sequence and encodes:
- the LOC138765520 gene encoding LOW QUALITY PROTEIN: putative uncharacterized protein FLJ46204 (The sequence of the model RefSeq protein was modified relative to this genomic sequence to represent the inferred CDS: substituted 1 base at 1 genomic stop codon), translated to THTHTHRHTHTHTHTHTHTHTHARSLSLSHTHTHTHTHTHTHTHTPINTNAHTSGTSXAHTPTHTVQNNTHTHKHTHTHTHTQTHTHTHTHTHTHTLTHTHTHTHTHTHTHTHTHTHTHTHTLKYTHTHTHTHTDTHTHAQAHTHTHTHTHRHTHTHTHTRTHTQTHRVHKLHIHPYKHCI